A genomic region of Microtus ochrogaster isolate Prairie Vole_2 chromosome 15, MicOch1.0, whole genome shotgun sequence contains the following coding sequences:
- the Lmbr1l gene encoding protein LMBR1L, translating into MEAADYEVLSVREQLFHDRVRECIISILLFATLYILCHIFLTRFKRPAEFTTVDDEDATVNKIALELCTFTLAVALGAVFLLPFSIISNEVLLSLPRNYYIQWLNGSLIHGLWNLVFLFSNLSLIFLMPFAYFFTESEGFAGSRKGVLGRVYETVVMLILLTLLVLGMVWVASAIVDNDKASRESLYDFWEYYLPYLYSCISFLGVLLLLVCTPLGLARMFSVTGKLLVKPRLLEDLEEQLNCSVFEEAALTRRICNPTSCWLPLDMELLHRQVLALQTQRVLLEKRRKASAWQRNLGYPLAMLCLLLLTGLSVLLVAINILELLIDEAAMPRGMQDASLGQVSFSKLGSFGAIIQVVLIFYLMVSSVVGFYSSPLFRSLRPRWHDTAMTQIIGNCVCLLVLSSALPVFSRTLGLTRFDLLGDFGRFNWLGNFYIVFLYNAAFAGLTTLCLVKTFTAAVRAELIRAFGLDRLPLPVSGFPRASRKKQHQ; encoded by the exons ATGGAAGCAGCTGACTACGAAGTGCTATCCGTGCGAGAGCAGCTGTTCCACGACCGGGTCCGCGAGTGCATC ATCTCAATACTTCTATTTGCAACACTCTACATCCTCTGCCACATCTTCCTGACCCGCTTCAAGAGGCCTGCTGAATTCACCACAG TGGATGATGAAGATGCCACAGTTAACAAGATTGC gctGGAGCTGTGCACCTTTACCCTGGCAGTCGCCCTGGGTGCCGTCTTCCTTTTGCCTTTCTCCATCATCAGCAATGAGGTATTGCTCTCGTTGCCAAGGAACTACTATATCCAGTGGCTCAACGGCTCCCTCATCCATG GTCTTTGGAACCTCGTTTTTCTCTTCTCCAACCTGTCTCTCATCTTCCTTATGCCCTTTGCATATTTCTTCACAGAGTCTGAGGGCTTCGCTGGCTCCAGAAAG GGTGTCCTGGGCCGGGTCTACGAGACAGTGGTGATGTTGATACTTCTCACTCTACttgtgctgggcatggtgtgGGTGGCGTCAGCCATTGTAGATAATGACAAGGCCAGCAGGGAGTCGCTCTATG ACTTCTGGGAGTACTACCTCCCCTACCTCTACTCCTGCATCTCCTTCCTCGGAGTGCTCCTGCTCCTGG TGTGCACTCCACTAGGTCTCGCCCGCATGTTCTCTGTCACTGGGAAGTTGCTGGTCAAGCCCCGG TTACTGGAAGACCTGGAGGAACAGCTCAACTGTTCGGTGTTTGAGGAGGCGGCTCTGACTCGGAGAATCTGCA ATCCCACCTCCTGCTGGCTGCCTTTAGACATGGAGCTGCTGCACAGACAGGTCCTGGCTCTGCAGACCCAGAGGGTCCTCTTGG AAAAGCGGCGGAAGGCTTCAGCCTGGCAGCGGAACCTGGGCTATCCTCTGGCCATGCTGTGTCTGCTGTTGCTGACG GGCCTGTCTGTGCTTCTCGTGGCCATCAACATCCTGGAGCTGCTCATTGACGAGGCTGCCATGCCGCGGGGCATGCAG gATGCCTCCCTGGGCCAGGTCTCCTTCTCCAAACTGGGATCCTTTGGTGCCATCATCCAGGTTgtgttgatctt TTACCTGATGGTGTCCTCGGTCGTGGGCTTCTACAGTTCTCCACTCTTCCGAAGCCTGAGGCCCAGATGGCACGACACAGCCATGACACAG ATAATTGGGAATTGTGTCTGCCTCTTGGTCCTAAGCTCAgcacttcctgtcttctcccgAACCCTTG GGCTGACTCGCTTTGACCTGCTGGGTGACTTTGGACGCTTCAACTGGCTGGGCAATTTCTACATCGTGTTCCTTTATAATGCAGCCTTTGCTGGCCTCACCACACTCTGTCTGGTGAAGACCTTCACTGCGGCTGTGAGAGCAGAGCTGATCCGAGCCTTTG GGCTGGACAGGCTACCCTTGCCTGTCTCTGGTTTTCCCCGGGCTTCCAGGAAGAAACAGCACCAGTGA